A window of Streptomyces armeniacus contains these coding sequences:
- a CDS encoding VOC family protein, translating into MTEAAIRHQHTTGTPCWASLMVHGLPASREFYHGLFGWEYRHGPQQLEPYVRAVVNGREVAGMGEMTSARAQPHIAWMPYMSTEDADTTAGLVRECGGTVAVGPLDVENAGRLAIAADPTGGTFGIWQPGTHLGLGTSEAGAPGTPVWFELVTRETSSVGKFYPAVFGYEAEAVVSADFDYVTLHLDGRPVAGVHGVGRDLPRDRGPHWETYFAVEDTDAAARLVTELGGHVVRPPRDSPYGRLATVIDPEGAQFSVIRLAERDGG; encoded by the coding sequence ATGACCGAGGCAGCGATCCGGCACCAGCACACCACCGGCACGCCCTGCTGGGCGAGTCTGATGGTGCACGGTCTGCCCGCGAGCCGGGAGTTCTACCACGGCCTGTTCGGCTGGGAGTACCGCCACGGGCCGCAGCAGCTGGAGCCTTACGTACGGGCCGTCGTGAACGGCCGCGAGGTGGCCGGCATGGGCGAGATGACGTCGGCACGCGCGCAGCCGCACATCGCGTGGATGCCGTACATGTCCACCGAGGACGCCGACACCACCGCCGGGCTGGTCCGCGAGTGCGGCGGCACCGTCGCGGTCGGGCCGCTGGACGTCGAGAACGCGGGGCGGCTGGCGATCGCCGCCGACCCGACGGGCGGGACGTTCGGGATCTGGCAGCCGGGCACGCACCTCGGCCTGGGCACCTCGGAGGCGGGGGCTCCGGGCACGCCGGTGTGGTTCGAACTCGTCACGCGGGAGACCTCGTCCGTCGGGAAGTTCTATCCGGCGGTGTTCGGCTACGAGGCGGAGGCCGTCGTCTCCGCCGACTTCGACTACGTCACGCTGCACCTCGACGGCCGCCCCGTCGCCGGAGTCCACGGGGTCGGGCGGGACCTGCCGCGCGACCGCGGGCCGCACTGGGAGACGTACTTCGCCGTCGAGGACACCGACGCGGCCGCACGACTGGTGACGGAGCTGGGCGGGCATGTCGTACGGCCGCCGCGGGACTCGCCGTACGGGAGGCTGGCCACGGTGATCGATCCGGAGGGCGCGCAGTTCAGCGTGATCAGGCTGGCGGAGCGGGACGGCGGCTGA
- a CDS encoding sulfurtransferase, producing MTAIISVSELASELAGPVSPVLLDTQWRLGGPPGREDYAAGHLPGAVHVDLETELAGPAGAGTGRHPLPDLDTFGAAMRRAGVSRDREVVVYDGGQGWAAARAWWLLRRTGHPSVRVLDGGLAAWDGPLTTDVPAPAEGDFVPEPGVRGLLGADDAAALARRGLLLDARAPERYRGETEPIDPVAGHIPGAVNAPTTENVTETGTFRPAAELAARFRELGAAEGTEVGVYCGSGVSAAHQVLALELAGIDAGLYVGSWSEWSADPDRTVATGPAPG from the coding sequence ATGACAGCCATCATCTCCGTATCCGAACTCGCGAGCGAGCTGGCGGGTCCGGTGTCGCCCGTCCTGCTCGATACCCAGTGGCGGCTGGGCGGCCCGCCCGGACGCGAGGACTACGCCGCCGGACACCTGCCCGGCGCGGTCCACGTCGACCTCGAGACCGAACTGGCCGGCCCCGCCGGAGCCGGCACGGGCCGCCACCCGCTGCCCGACCTGGACACCTTCGGTGCGGCGATGCGCCGCGCCGGCGTCTCGCGGGACCGCGAGGTGGTGGTCTACGACGGCGGGCAGGGCTGGGCCGCGGCCCGCGCCTGGTGGCTGCTGCGCCGGACCGGCCACCCCTCGGTGAGGGTGCTGGACGGCGGTCTCGCGGCCTGGGACGGCCCGCTCACCACCGACGTACCGGCGCCCGCCGAGGGCGACTTCGTACCGGAGCCGGGCGTACGCGGGCTGCTCGGCGCGGACGACGCCGCCGCGCTCGCCCGCCGCGGCCTGCTCCTGGACGCGCGCGCCCCGGAGCGCTACCGCGGGGAGACCGAGCCCATCGACCCCGTGGCCGGGCACATCCCCGGCGCGGTCAACGCCCCCACGACGGAGAACGTCACCGAAACGGGCACCTTCCGGCCCGCCGCCGAACTGGCCGCGCGCTTCCGGGAACTCGGTGCGGCGGAGGGCACCGAGGTCGGCGTCTACTGCGGCTCCGGAGTGTCCGCCGCACACCAGGTGCTCGCCCTGGAGCTGGCCGGCATCGACGCGGGACTCTATGTCGGCTCCTGGAGCGAGTGGTCGGCCGACCCGGACCGTACGGTCGCCACGGGCCCCGCGCCCGGCTGA
- the sepH gene encoding septation protein SepH, with amino-acid sequence MPELRVVAVSNDGTRLVLKAADSTEYTLPIDERLRAAVRNDRARLGQIEIEVESHLRPRDIQARIRAGASAEEVAQLAGIPVERVRRFEGPVLAERAFMAERARKTPVRRPGENTGPQLGEAVAERLLLRGADKDTAHWDSWRRDDGTWEVLLAYEVAGEPHSASWTYDPPRRLVQAVGDEARSLIGETDDTPEPSFPFVPRIARLPRDRSDRGERSDRAERGDRGDRTERAELEPSPSSEGDGESGSDSLTSLLEAVPNFRGDMIVPEQPAASAPTQPPPPPPEAPPESEQPAAEEPEDEDEAVDPPAPAASAGSAYADVLMPRSVGAHRERLTGNTDRQAEADGVRPGRRAAVPSWDEIVFGTRRKKD; translated from the coding sequence ATGCCCGAACTGCGTGTCGTGGCCGTCAGCAACGACGGCACACGGCTGGTGCTCAAGGCTGCCGACAGCACGGAATACACCCTTCCGATTGACGAGCGGCTGCGCGCGGCCGTCCGGAACGACCGTGCCCGGCTCGGCCAGATCGAGATCGAGGTGGAGAGCCACCTCCGGCCCCGGGACATCCAGGCCCGCATCCGGGCCGGTGCCTCGGCCGAGGAGGTCGCACAGCTCGCGGGCATTCCCGTGGAGCGGGTGCGCCGCTTCGAGGGGCCGGTGCTGGCGGAGCGGGCGTTCATGGCGGAGCGTGCCCGGAAGACTCCGGTGCGCCGCCCCGGTGAGAACACCGGCCCGCAGCTGGGCGAGGCGGTCGCCGAGCGGCTGCTGCTGCGCGGCGCCGACAAGGACACCGCGCACTGGGACTCCTGGCGCCGGGACGACGGCACGTGGGAGGTCCTCCTCGCCTACGAGGTCGCGGGCGAGCCGCACTCCGCGAGCTGGACGTACGACCCGCCGCGCCGGCTCGTACAGGCCGTCGGCGACGAGGCGCGGTCGCTCATCGGCGAGACGGACGACACCCCGGAGCCGAGCTTCCCGTTCGTGCCCCGGATCGCCCGCCTGCCGCGGGACCGCAGCGACAGGGGCGAGCGGAGCGACCGCGCGGAGCGGGGCGACAGGGGCGACCGTACGGAGCGGGCCGAGCTCGAGCCGTCACCGTCGTCCGAGGGCGACGGCGAGAGCGGTTCCGACTCGCTGACCAGCCTGCTGGAGGCGGTGCCCAACTTCCGGGGCGACATGATCGTTCCGGAGCAGCCGGCGGCTTCCGCGCCCACGCAGCCCCCTCCCCCGCCGCCGGAGGCCCCGCCGGAGAGCGAGCAGCCGGCGGCCGAGGAGCCCGAGGACGAGGACGAGGCGGTCGATCCGCCGGCACCGGCGGCAAGCGCCGGATCGGCGTACGCGGACGTGCTCATGCCGCGCTCGGTGGGCGCGCACCGCGAACGGCTGACGGGCAACACCGACCGTCAGGCGGAGGCGGACGGCGTGCGTCCGGGGCGCCGCGCGGCGGTGCCCAGCTGGGACGAGATCGTCTTCGGCACGCGCCGGAAGAAGGACTGA
- a CDS encoding D-arabinono-1,4-lactone oxidase — MNGLTARTTRNGPTWRNWAGNVGTRPLRTVAPSSTAALAEAVRRAAEDGLNVKPVGAGHSFTSVAATSGVLLRPERLCGIREIDRERGTVTVAAGTPLKQLNEVLAGEGLSLANMGDIMAQTVSGAVSTGTHGTGRETASIAAQIRGLELVLADGSVLRCSADEHPEVFTAARIGLGALGVISEITFAVEPVFLLTAREEPMRFDRVTAEFDQLAAENEHFEFYWFPHTDGCSTKRNNRSAGPAAPLPRVRGWVDDELLSNGVFQAACALGKAAPGTVPAIAKLSSRALSARTYTDIPYRVFTSPRRVRFVEMEYALPRAAAMDALRALKTMVDRSRHRVSFPVEIRVAPADDIPLSTAQGRDTAYIAVHTYRGTPHEAYFTAAERIMTAHGGRPHWGKLHSRDAAYLAGVYPRFAEFTKLRDRLDPERVFANDYLRRVLGD, encoded by the coding sequence ATGAACGGGCTGACGGCGCGGACGACGAGGAACGGACCGACGTGGCGTAACTGGGCGGGCAACGTCGGCACCCGCCCCCTGCGCACCGTCGCGCCGTCCTCCACCGCCGCGCTGGCGGAGGCCGTACGCCGGGCCGCCGAGGACGGGCTGAACGTCAAACCGGTCGGCGCGGGGCACTCGTTCACCTCCGTGGCCGCCACGTCCGGGGTCCTGCTGCGGCCTGAACGGCTGTGCGGCATACGGGAGATCGACCGCGAGCGCGGCACGGTCACGGTCGCCGCGGGCACGCCCCTGAAGCAGCTCAACGAGGTACTCGCGGGCGAGGGCCTGTCCCTCGCGAACATGGGCGACATCATGGCGCAGACCGTCTCCGGCGCTGTCAGCACCGGCACCCACGGGACGGGGCGCGAGACGGCGTCGATCGCGGCGCAGATCCGCGGGCTGGAACTGGTCCTCGCCGACGGCTCGGTGCTGCGCTGCTCGGCGGACGAGCACCCTGAGGTGTTCACGGCGGCGCGGATCGGTCTCGGGGCGCTGGGTGTGATCAGCGAGATCACGTTCGCGGTGGAGCCGGTGTTCCTGCTGACCGCCCGCGAGGAGCCGATGCGGTTCGACCGGGTCACGGCCGAGTTCGATCAGCTGGCGGCGGAGAACGAGCACTTCGAGTTCTACTGGTTCCCGCACACCGACGGCTGCAGCACGAAGCGGAACAACCGCAGTGCGGGACCGGCCGCGCCGCTCCCCCGCGTACGCGGCTGGGTGGACGACGAGCTGCTGTCCAACGGGGTGTTCCAGGCGGCGTGCGCCCTGGGCAAGGCCGCCCCCGGCACGGTGCCCGCGATCGCGAAGCTGTCCAGCCGGGCGCTGTCCGCCCGTACGTACACGGACATCCCGTACCGCGTGTTCACCAGCCCGCGGCGGGTGCGCTTCGTGGAGATGGAGTACGCGCTGCCGCGCGCGGCGGCCATGGACGCGCTGCGGGCGCTCAAGACGATGGTGGACCGCTCCCGGCACCGCGTGAGCTTCCCGGTGGAGATACGGGTCGCGCCGGCCGACGACATCCCGCTGTCCACCGCGCAGGGGCGGGACACGGCGTACATCGCCGTGCACACGTACCGCGGCACGCCGCACGAGGCGTACTTCACGGCGGCCGAGCGGATCATGACGGCGCACGGCGGGCGCCCGCACTGGGGCAAGCTGCACTCGCGCGACGCGGCGTATCTGGCGGGCGTCTACCCGCGGTTCGCGGAATTCACGAAGCTCCGCGACCGGCTGGACCCGGAACGGGTCTTCGCGAACGACTACCTGCGGCGCGTGCTGGGCGACTGA
- a CDS encoding MFS transporter → MLSSYRAVFAAPGSAKFSAAGFLGRLLQGMLIVGVVAMVSQATGRYGLAGALAATVALSVAVCSPQIARLVDRHGQRRVLRPAMLVSVTGVAGLTLAVRQDAPDWLLFVFAAASGCAPGVGAMVRARWAAIYDGEPRLLHSAFALESVVDEINYMVGPVLSIWLCTVWFPEAGPVVAAGFLLAGVLWLSSQHATEPAPHPRGQHAGGSALRTPGLWLLAAVYVFTGSIFGSVDVVTVAFAEEEGHKSVAGLMLAVYAMGSVLAGVVYGLLHVSAPLPRRWLVGICAMALSMIPLQLAGNLPWMAVALFIAGLTVAPTMVTTVGLVERLVPRASLTEGMTWLSTGLSVGIALGSAVAGWGVDTFGAGQAYRVPGAAGALAAVVAFLGYRRLRPRTSGGVHERADGADDEERTDVA, encoded by the coding sequence GTGCTCAGCTCCTACCGTGCGGTCTTCGCCGCCCCCGGCAGCGCGAAGTTCTCCGCGGCCGGATTCCTCGGGCGGCTGCTGCAGGGAATGCTGATCGTCGGCGTCGTCGCGATGGTGTCGCAGGCCACCGGACGTTACGGGCTGGCGGGCGCGCTGGCCGCCACCGTGGCGCTGTCCGTCGCCGTGTGCAGTCCGCAGATCGCCCGGCTCGTCGACCGGCACGGGCAGCGCAGGGTGCTGCGCCCGGCCATGCTGGTCTCGGTGACCGGGGTCGCCGGTCTGACCCTGGCCGTACGGCAGGACGCGCCGGACTGGCTGCTGTTCGTCTTCGCGGCCGCGTCCGGTTGCGCTCCCGGCGTCGGTGCGATGGTGCGGGCTCGCTGGGCCGCGATCTACGACGGGGAGCCGCGCCTGCTGCACTCGGCGTTCGCCCTCGAATCCGTCGTGGACGAGATCAACTACATGGTGGGGCCGGTTCTTTCGATCTGGCTGTGCACCGTGTGGTTCCCGGAGGCGGGACCGGTCGTGGCCGCCGGGTTCCTGCTGGCGGGCGTGCTGTGGCTGAGTTCGCAGCACGCCACGGAGCCGGCCCCGCACCCGCGCGGGCAGCACGCGGGCGGCTCGGCGCTGCGTACACCGGGGCTGTGGCTGCTGGCCGCCGTGTACGTGTTCACCGGGAGCATTTTCGGTTCCGTCGACGTGGTGACCGTCGCGTTCGCCGAGGAGGAGGGGCACAAGAGCGTCGCGGGCCTCATGCTCGCTGTCTACGCCATGGGATCAGTCCTGGCAGGCGTCGTCTACGGGCTGCTGCACGTGTCCGCGCCCCTCCCACGCCGGTGGCTCGTGGGGATCTGCGCGATGGCCCTGAGTATGATCCCCCTCCAACTGGCCGGAAACCTGCCCTGGATGGCGGTGGCGCTCTTCATCGCGGGCCTCACCGTCGCTCCGACGATGGTCACCACCGTCGGCCTGGTCGAGCGGCTCGTGCCGCGTGCCAGCCTGACCGAGGGCATGACGTGGCTGAGTACGGGACTCTCCGTCGGGATCGCGCTCGGCTCGGCCGTCGCCGGGTGGGGGGTCGACACCTTCGGGGCGGGGCAGGCGTACCGGGTGCCCGGCGCCGCCGGGGCGCTCGCGGCGGTAGTCGCGTTCCTCGGATACCGGCGGCTGCGGCCGCGGACTAGTGGAGGGGTACATGAACGGGCTGACGGCGCGGACGACGAGGAACGGACCGACGTGGCGTAA
- a CDS encoding ferrochelatase produces MSDALDARPYDALLLLSFGGPEGPDDVVPFLENVTRGRGIPRERLEEVGQHYFLFGGVSPINAQNRALLDALRKDFAGSGLDLPVYWGNRNWAPYLTDVLREITRDGRRRVLVLATSAYASYSGCRQYRENLAESLAALVAEGLEPPRVDKLRHFFNHPGFLGPVADGVIASLDELPAAVRDGAHLVFTTHSIPDEAADASGPRGGAYVAQHLEAARLVADAVREATGVERPWQLVYQSRSGPPHVPWLEPDVCDHLEALHRADAPAAVLVPIGFVSDHMEVLYDLDTEARAKADELGLPAVRSATVGADPRFAAAVRELTLERAAAERGESPRRRALGTLGPSHDVCPAGCCAARVARPAAAGADSPFA; encoded by the coding sequence ATGTCCGACGCGCTTGACGCCCGCCCGTACGACGCCCTGCTGCTGCTGTCGTTCGGCGGCCCCGAGGGACCCGACGACGTCGTCCCCTTCCTGGAGAACGTGACCCGAGGGCGGGGCATCCCGCGCGAGCGCCTCGAGGAGGTCGGGCAGCACTACTTCCTGTTCGGCGGCGTCAGCCCCATCAACGCGCAGAACCGCGCCCTGCTGGACGCCCTCCGCAAGGACTTCGCCGGCAGCGGCCTCGACCTGCCGGTGTACTGGGGCAACCGGAACTGGGCGCCGTACCTCACCGACGTCCTGCGCGAGATCACCCGCGACGGGCGGCGCCGCGTCCTGGTGCTGGCCACCAGCGCGTACGCCTCGTACTCGGGCTGCCGCCAGTACCGCGAGAACCTCGCCGAGTCGCTGGCGGCGCTCGTGGCCGAGGGCCTGGAGCCGCCGCGCGTCGACAAGCTCCGGCACTTCTTCAACCACCCCGGCTTCCTCGGCCCCGTGGCCGACGGCGTGATCGCCTCCCTGGACGAACTGCCCGCCGCCGTACGGGACGGCGCGCACCTCGTGTTCACCACCCACTCCATCCCGGACGAGGCGGCCGACGCGTCGGGCCCGCGCGGCGGCGCGTACGTCGCCCAGCACCTGGAGGCGGCCCGGCTGGTCGCCGACGCCGTACGGGAGGCCACCGGCGTGGAACGCCCCTGGCAGCTCGTCTACCAGTCGCGCAGCGGCCCCCCGCACGTCCCCTGGCTCGAACCGGACGTCTGCGACCACCTGGAGGCGCTGCACCGGGCGGACGCCCCGGCCGCCGTACTGGTGCCGATCGGCTTCGTCTCGGACCACATGGAGGTGCTGTACGACCTCGACACCGAGGCGCGCGCGAAGGCCGACGAGCTGGGGCTGCCGGCCGTACGCTCGGCCACCGTCGGCGCCGACCCGCGGTTCGCCGCGGCCGTACGGGAGCTGACGCTGGAGCGCGCCGCCGCCGAGCGCGGGGAGTCGCCGCGGCGCCGCGCGCTGGGCACGCTCGGGCCGAGCCACGACGTGTGCCCGGCCGGCTGCTGCGCGGCGCGCGTGGCGCGGCCCGCGGCGGCGGGCGCGGACAGCCCGTTCGCCTGA
- a CDS encoding inositol monophosphatase family protein — MKADLLELALDAAHRAGVFLREGRPDDLGVAATKSSPIDVVTEMDISAEKLITGFLAEHRPDDTFLAEEGSRSAGSSGAGESGVRWVIDPIDGTVNYLYGLPSWAISIAAEYEGETVVGVVEVPSRGETYRAVLGHGAFLNAKPIHCRPSPELDEALVGTGFNYVLECRTAQADVARQLIPRVRDIRRSGSAALDLCDVGAGRLDGFYERGLNAWDYAAGALVAREAGALTGGRPGEPLNRDLAVVASPGVFAELQPLLDALGAWHD; from the coding sequence TTGAAGGCCGACCTCCTCGAGCTCGCCCTGGACGCCGCCCACCGCGCCGGCGTCTTCCTGCGCGAGGGCCGCCCCGACGACCTGGGAGTGGCCGCGACCAAGTCCAGCCCGATCGACGTCGTCACGGAGATGGACATCTCGGCCGAGAAGCTGATCACCGGCTTCCTGGCCGAGCACCGGCCCGACGACACGTTCCTCGCGGAGGAGGGCAGCCGGTCCGCCGGGTCGTCCGGCGCCGGTGAGAGCGGCGTCCGCTGGGTCATCGACCCGATCGACGGCACCGTCAACTACCTCTACGGGCTGCCGAGCTGGGCCATCTCCATCGCCGCCGAGTACGAGGGCGAGACCGTCGTCGGCGTCGTCGAGGTGCCCAGCAGGGGCGAGACGTACCGCGCCGTCCTCGGGCACGGCGCGTTCCTGAACGCCAAGCCGATCCACTGCCGCCCGTCACCCGAGCTGGACGAGGCGCTCGTCGGCACCGGCTTCAACTACGTGCTGGAGTGCCGTACCGCCCAGGCCGACGTCGCCCGCCAGCTCATCCCCCGGGTCCGCGACATCCGCCGCTCCGGCTCCGCCGCCCTCGACCTGTGCGACGTCGGCGCCGGACGGCTGGACGGCTTCTACGAGCGCGGCCTGAACGCCTGGGACTACGCCGCCGGCGCGCTCGTCGCCCGCGAGGCGGGCGCGCTCACCGGCGGGCGTCCGGGCGAGCCGCTGAACCGGGACCTCGCCGTCGTCGCGTCGCCCGGCGTCTTCGCCGAGCTGCAGCCGCTGCTGGACGCGCTCGGCGCGTGGCACGACTGA
- a CDS encoding response regulator transcription factor, whose product MRVLVVEDEQLLADAVATGLRREAMAVDVVYDGAAAQERIDVNDYDVVVLDRDLPLVHGDDVCRKIVELGLPTRVLMLTASGDVSDRVEGLEIGADDYLPKPFAFSELTARVRALGRRTTTALPPVLARAGIKLDPNRREVFRDGRQIQLAPKEFAVLEVLLRNDGTVVSAEQLLEKAWDENTDPFTNVVRVTVMTLRRKLGEPPVIVTVPGAGYRI is encoded by the coding sequence GTGCGCGTACTCGTCGTCGAGGACGAGCAGCTGCTCGCCGATGCCGTGGCGACCGGCCTCCGCCGCGAGGCCATGGCCGTCGATGTGGTCTACGACGGCGCGGCCGCCCAGGAGCGCATCGACGTCAACGACTACGACGTCGTCGTCCTCGACCGTGACCTTCCGCTCGTGCACGGTGACGACGTGTGCCGGAAGATCGTCGAGCTGGGCCTGCCGACGCGGGTGCTGATGCTCACCGCGTCCGGAGACGTCAGCGACCGCGTGGAGGGCCTGGAGATCGGCGCGGACGACTACCTCCCCAAGCCCTTCGCGTTCAGCGAGCTGACCGCCCGCGTGCGGGCCCTGGGCCGCCGTACGACCACCGCGCTGCCGCCCGTGCTGGCGCGCGCCGGGATCAAGCTCGACCCGAACCGCCGCGAGGTGTTCCGGGACGGGCGGCAGATCCAGCTCGCGCCCAAGGAGTTCGCGGTGCTGGAGGTGCTCCTGCGGAACGACGGCACCGTCGTCTCCGCCGAGCAGCTGCTGGAGAAGGCCTGGGACGAGAACACCGACCCGTTCACCAACGTCGTACGGGTCACCGTGATGACGCTCCGCCGCAAGCTCGGCGAGCCGCCCGTCATCGTCACCGTGCCCGGCGCCGGCTACCGGATCTGA
- a CDS encoding sensor histidine kinase: protein MSAPPAQPSSAPPKPTWDPREPSRPYPWLRPTIRIRLTLLYGGMFLIAGMVLLTIIYLLAAQALHEGSSLPFRVLNANAELTSDSCPGLTGTMPSEVFMERLGECTDAQRAVALDRLLRSSLLALLGLAVAAFAFGYVMAGRVLSPLGRITRTARQVAGSDLHKRIELEGPDDELKELSDTFDEMLDRLDRAFTAQQRFVANASHELRTPLAINRTLLEVQLADPDAAPEVQHLGKTLLATNERSEQLVEGLLLLARSENEIVDRKPVDLAEVASQAIEQTRGEAETKGIDLRGVRQPAYVQGNGVLLERVALNLVQNATRYNLREGGWVAVSTEAQQGRAVLVVENTGPAVPAYEVDNLFEPFRRLRTERTGSDKGVGLGLSIVRSVARAHGGTVNAEPREDGGLVVRVVLPV, encoded by the coding sequence ATGTCCGCACCCCCCGCGCAGCCCTCCTCCGCACCACCCAAGCCCACCTGGGACCCACGCGAGCCGTCGCGCCCGTACCCCTGGCTGCGCCCGACCATCCGGATACGGCTCACGCTGCTCTACGGCGGCATGTTCCTGATCGCGGGCATGGTGCTGCTCACGATCATCTATCTGCTGGCGGCGCAGGCCCTGCACGAGGGCAGCTCGCTGCCGTTCCGGGTGCTCAACGCGAACGCCGAGCTGACCTCCGACTCGTGCCCCGGGCTGACCGGCACGATGCCGAGCGAGGTGTTCATGGAGCGCCTCGGCGAGTGCACCGACGCGCAGCGCGCCGTCGCCCTCGACCGGCTGCTGCGCAGCTCGCTGCTGGCGTTGCTGGGGCTGGCCGTGGCGGCCTTCGCGTTCGGCTACGTGATGGCCGGGCGGGTGCTCTCGCCGCTGGGCCGCATCACGCGTACGGCGCGCCAGGTCGCCGGCTCGGACCTGCACAAGCGGATCGAGCTGGAAGGCCCGGACGACGAGCTCAAGGAGCTCTCGGACACCTTCGACGAGATGCTGGACCGGCTCGACCGTGCGTTCACCGCCCAGCAGCGGTTCGTCGCCAACGCCTCGCACGAGCTGCGCACCCCACTGGCCATCAACCGCACCCTGCTCGAGGTGCAGCTCGCCGACCCCGACGCCGCCCCCGAGGTGCAGCACCTGGGGAAGACGCTGCTGGCCACGAACGAGCGCAGCGAACAGCTCGTGGAGGGCCTGCTGCTGCTGGCCCGGAGCGAGAACGAGATCGTCGACCGCAAGCCCGTGGACCTGGCCGAGGTCGCCTCCCAGGCCATCGAGCAGACCAGGGGCGAGGCCGAGACCAAGGGCATCGACTTGCGCGGAGTACGCCAGCCCGCGTACGTACAGGGCAACGGCGTACTGCTGGAGCGCGTCGCGCTGAATCTCGTACAGAACGCCACGCGCTACAACCTCCGGGAGGGCGGATGGGTCGCGGTGAGCACGGAGGCACAGCAGGGGCGTGCCGTGCTGGTGGTGGAGAACACGGGGCCGGCGGTTCCGGCGTACGAGGTGGACAACCTCTTCGAGCCGTTCCGGCGTCTACGCACGGAGCGCACCGGCAGCGACAAGGGCGTCGGGCTGGGGCTCTCGATCGTGCGGTCCGTGGCACGGGCACACGGAGGCACGGTCAACGCGGAGCCGCGGGAGGACGGCGGCCTCGTGGTGCGAGTGGTCCTGCCCGTCTGA
- a CDS encoding DUF4193 domain-containing protein has product MATDYDTPRKTDDDVNEDSIEELKARRNDKSASNVDVDEFEQAEGLELPGADLSNEELSVRVLPRQADEFTCMSCFLVHHRSQLAAEKNGHPICRDCAA; this is encoded by the coding sequence ATGGCAACGGACTACGACACCCCACGCAAGACCGACGATGATGTCAACGAGGACAGCATCGAGGAGCTGAAGGCCAGGCGGAACGACAAGTCCGCCTCCAATGTCGACGTCGACGAGTTCGAGCAGGCCGAGGGCCTCGAACTGCCTGGCGCCGACCTCTCCAACGAAGAACTGTCCGTGCGGGTGCTGCCGCGCCAGGCGGACGAGTTCACGTGCATGAGCTGCTTCCTGGTGCACCACCGGTCGCAGCTCGCAGCGGAGAAGAACGGCCACCCGATCTGCCGCGACTGCGCGGCCTGA
- a CDS encoding DUF3093 domain-containing protein, whose protein sequence is MQPYDERLTAPRSWWLVAALAGVALGLILLPLGTLPMLGGLVAGAALAAVAVSAYGSVRVRVVAGSLVAGDARIPVSALGEADALNADEARAWRTYKADPRAHMVLRGYIPTAVRVRVTDPEDPTPYIYVSTREPDRLVAALAAARSAERDN, encoded by the coding sequence ATGCAGCCATACGACGAACGCCTCACGGCACCCCGTTCCTGGTGGCTGGTGGCCGCACTGGCCGGGGTCGCGCTCGGGCTGATCCTGCTGCCGCTGGGCACCCTGCCCATGCTCGGCGGGCTGGTGGCGGGCGCCGCGCTGGCGGCGGTCGCGGTGAGCGCGTACGGCTCCGTACGGGTCCGGGTGGTGGCCGGGTCGCTCGTCGCGGGCGACGCCCGCATCCCGGTGTCGGCACTCGGCGAGGCCGACGCGCTGAACGCGGACGAGGCGCGCGCCTGGCGCACGTACAAGGCGGACCCGCGCGCGCACATGGTGCTGCGGGGGTACATCCCGACGGCCGTACGGGTCCGGGTCACGGACCCGGAGGACCCGACGCCGTACATCTACGTCTCCACGCGCGAGCCGGACCGCCTCGTGGCGGCCTTGGCGGCGGCCCGCTCCGCCGAACGCGACAACTGA